From one Nonomuraea polychroma genomic stretch:
- a CDS encoding GTP-binding protein — MVYNESEVFPTQVKILIAGGFGVGKTTFVGATSEIEPLNTEELITAASMGIDNLSRTQDKSTTTVAFDFGRITIHQHNIVLYLFGTPGQERFWFMWDELSAGALGAIVLADTRRLQECFAAVDFFENRDIPFLVAVNVFDDAFPYEPDEVRAALELDSRVPIMLCDARDTASARSVLRSLIQHLLAAAPAPSV; from the coding sequence ATGGTTTACAACGAATCTGAGGTGTTCCCCACCCAGGTCAAGATTCTGATCGCTGGTGGATTCGGCGTCGGAAAGACGACCTTCGTCGGCGCGACGAGCGAGATCGAGCCCCTGAACACAGAAGAACTCATCACTGCGGCCAGCATGGGCATCGACAATCTCAGCAGGACGCAGGACAAGTCCACAACCACAGTTGCATTTGACTTCGGCCGCATCACCATTCACCAGCACAATATCGTGCTCTACCTGTTTGGAACGCCCGGCCAGGAGCGCTTCTGGTTCATGTGGGACGAGCTGTCCGCGGGAGCCCTCGGCGCCATTGTACTGGCCGATACCCGTCGGCTGCAGGAATGTTTCGCGGCCGTCGACTTCTTCGAGAATCGGGACATCCCGTTCCTCGTCGCGGTCAACGTATTCGATGATGCGTTCCCCTATGAACCGGATGAGGTGCGCGCCGCACTCGAACTCGACTCGCGCGTGCCGATCATGTTGTGCGACGCACGGGACACCGCTTCCGCGAGGTCGGTACTCCGGTCACTGATCCAGCATCTCCTCGCCGCCGCGCCTGCCCCTTCCGTCTAA
- a CDS encoding DUF4331 family protein: protein MSHHLDSPLARQDKRLDISDVYLFRGTSGTVFVINVNPLSGSDGFHPEALYEFKIDVDGDAVEDITYRATFGAREADGRQSIELRRLDGPDARNRDATGVTVATGRTEEEITGEAGVRVWAGPAGDPFFIEGSVVTGVVKAVATGTPLNLDGWDRDNPQNVFGGTNVSAIVLEVPDTAFETTSIGFWGTSVLPTDAGGWRQINRCAQPLVNTIFNPDDTERSSEYNTTQPREDRVIYGALVEKLVADVVRAMGTHQNPSDYGRHVRDLIFPDILRYEIGTTAEFTPHRRNGRGLTDCTPEVMFGLVLNTPIAMGLDPGSATGTLRTSFPYLSPPLLVAPTP, encoded by the coding sequence ATGTCTCACCATCTTGACTCACCACTTGCCCGCCAGGACAAGCGCCTTGACATCAGCGATGTCTATCTTTTCCGCGGGACGTCGGGAACCGTCTTCGTCATCAATGTGAATCCGCTCTCCGGGTCTGACGGCTTCCATCCTGAAGCGCTCTACGAGTTCAAGATTGATGTAGATGGCGACGCGGTCGAGGACATCACCTACCGGGCCACCTTCGGGGCCCGCGAAGCCGATGGCAGGCAGTCGATCGAGCTTCGCCGGCTCGACGGACCGGACGCGCGGAACCGCGACGCCACTGGGGTGACCGTGGCCACGGGACGGACTGAAGAGGAGATCACCGGCGAGGCTGGAGTACGCGTCTGGGCGGGGCCGGCCGGGGATCCCTTCTTCATCGAAGGCTCGGTCGTCACGGGCGTCGTGAAGGCCGTCGCCACGGGGACCCCGCTCAACCTCGACGGCTGGGACCGCGACAACCCGCAGAACGTCTTCGGCGGCACCAACGTCAGCGCCATCGTGCTCGAGGTCCCGGACACCGCGTTCGAGACGACCTCCATCGGCTTCTGGGGGACGAGCGTCCTGCCGACCGACGCGGGCGGCTGGCGGCAGATCAACCGATGCGCGCAGCCACTGGTCAACACCATCTTCAATCCGGACGACACCGAACGCTCCAGCGAATACAACACCACCCAGCCGCGCGAGGATCGCGTCATCTACGGGGCGCTCGTAGAAAAGCTGGTCGCGGACGTGGTCAGAGCCATGGGCACCCACCAGAACCCCTCTGACTATGGCCGCCACGTTCGCGACCTGATCTTTCCTGACATTCTGCGATACGAGATCGGAACCACGGCGGAGTTCACTCCCCACAGGCGAAACGGCCGCGGCCTGACGGATTGCACGCCGGAAGTCATGTTCGGGTTGGTGCTCAACACGCCGATCGCGATGGGCCTCGACCCCGGTTCCGCCACAGGGACGCTCCGCACAAGTTTCCCTTACCTGTCCCCGCCCCTGTTGGTGGCACCGACCCCATGA
- a CDS encoding ATP-binding protein, translated as MIPGTKEWTTSCEWRLDGFEPIVARRMVENILSLWGVHAETIDDAKLITSEVATNAAEHVRRELRKAGVIHFRIDLSGDTLRFEISDPDPRPPLLIRAAHDDEQYRGLTIVDALAKDWGFEVASSGTGKVVWWTQTISHP; from the coding sequence ATGATCCCGGGAACAAAGGAGTGGACGACGTCCTGCGAATGGCGCCTGGACGGCTTCGAGCCGATCGTCGCACGTCGAATGGTGGAAAACATCCTGTCGCTCTGGGGAGTGCATGCGGAAACCATCGACGACGCGAAGTTGATCACCTCCGAAGTAGCCACCAACGCCGCCGAGCACGTACGCCGCGAGCTGCGAAAAGCGGGCGTCATCCACTTTCGCATCGACCTGTCCGGGGACACGCTGCGCTTCGAGATCTCTGATCCCGACCCTCGCCCGCCCCTGTTGATCCGAGCTGCACACGACGATGAGCAATATCGCGGGCTGACCATTGTGGACGCCCTTGCAAAGGATTGGGGCTTCGAGGTGGCCTCATCGGGCACCGGCAAGGTCGTTTGGTGGACACAGACCATCTCCCACCCGTGA
- a CDS encoding helix-turn-helix domain-containing protein, producing the protein MPTLSGLVRQPDLGLRFVDPEDVVQFGERPVAAVAEGMWAASGGVRAPMLALNDVLLVLPAGPRIDWPAVGNAAGVILAGAIEDDTLSESLLAARRHGVPLLAVSDDAPHICARIHPVIRQEQRRELHEHTDQLKAMQRIALQPDGLSRLLQWLARQISGHAMLVDPSGSPLYAFPGPPGELFSRAEKDIRRVVTKQTRSAAISLGTQVAHIMSIGSQEPNPVLIVARDEPFPSEMRSLVSDVAGLLWLRWRMDELGRHSRQVELAESHSREAALHLLMLGHVQAARRVAGALGARLPDLTRVYIVECPANRRGDYARRCAEVTEGRAWIVPCPVYTRQLIILAPADSEEADNPLDQALRALVASNPGCYVGAGRLVNLRDLAAGYQQAFHALAVARGIDARCATASSREDIATLVGAGGRRWATGSLRRLLDHRPERRQDPDAEELKETLTSWLTFSSAATRQLKIHRNTLSARLRHIERLLACDLHDLAMQAETQLALRLLAQPSRPDSDEPGEVTLDALLGTPAVFHWAESYLTPLHQGDPRLLETLQTWLKSNARLDTTASMLGLTVPAVRKRLVRVEGILSRSLLNAPSARHDIVLAFRILDAPRRPQQDTAPAAASPLTEASTS; encoded by the coding sequence ATGCCAACTCTCAGCGGTTTGGTGCGCCAGCCCGATTTGGGCCTGCGGTTCGTGGACCCTGAGGACGTGGTTCAGTTCGGTGAGAGGCCGGTGGCGGCGGTCGCCGAGGGGATGTGGGCGGCGAGCGGGGGAGTCAGGGCGCCGATGCTCGCGCTGAACGATGTGCTGCTCGTCCTGCCGGCCGGGCCGCGCATCGATTGGCCGGCCGTAGGCAACGCCGCCGGAGTGATCCTTGCGGGAGCCATCGAAGATGACACTCTGTCGGAATCGTTGCTGGCCGCCAGAAGACACGGCGTTCCGTTGCTCGCCGTGTCGGATGACGCGCCACACATCTGTGCCCGAATCCACCCCGTCATCCGCCAGGAACAGCGGCGCGAGCTCCACGAGCACACCGATCAGCTGAAGGCAATGCAACGCATTGCGCTGCAGCCGGATGGCCTGAGCCGTCTTCTGCAATGGCTCGCCCGGCAGATATCCGGGCACGCGATGCTGGTCGACCCCTCTGGTTCTCCGTTGTACGCCTTCCCCGGGCCCCCAGGGGAGCTCTTCTCCCGGGCGGAGAAGGACATCCGCCGCGTCGTCACCAAGCAGACCCGATCCGCCGCCATCAGCCTGGGCACGCAGGTCGCCCACATCATGTCCATCGGCAGTCAGGAGCCGAACCCGGTTCTCATCGTCGCCAGGGACGAACCGTTCCCCTCGGAGATGCGGAGCCTGGTGTCCGACGTCGCGGGCCTGCTGTGGCTTCGGTGGCGGATGGACGAGCTCGGCCGACACTCGCGGCAGGTCGAGCTGGCGGAGTCACACAGCCGCGAGGCGGCCCTGCATCTGCTCATGCTCGGCCACGTCCAGGCGGCAAGACGCGTTGCCGGGGCTTTGGGGGCGCGGCTTCCCGATCTCACGCGCGTCTACATCGTGGAGTGCCCGGCGAACCGCAGAGGTGATTACGCCAGGAGGTGCGCCGAGGTCACCGAGGGCCGCGCGTGGATCGTGCCCTGTCCCGTCTATACCCGCCAGCTCATCATCCTGGCCCCGGCCGACTCAGAAGAGGCGGACAACCCGCTGGACCAGGCGTTGCGTGCCTTGGTGGCGAGCAACCCGGGATGCTACGTCGGAGCCGGGCGACTCGTGAACCTCCGCGACTTGGCGGCAGGCTACCAACAGGCGTTTCATGCGCTCGCGGTCGCCAGGGGAATCGACGCGCGGTGCGCGACAGCGAGTTCGCGCGAGGACATAGCAACGCTCGTGGGCGCGGGAGGCCGCCGATGGGCGACTGGATCACTGCGCCGCCTGCTGGATCATCGGCCCGAACGCCGCCAGGATCCCGACGCGGAGGAGTTGAAGGAGACCCTCACGTCCTGGCTCACCTTCTCCAGCGCAGCGACGCGTCAGCTGAAGATCCACCGCAACACGCTGTCCGCCCGGCTGCGCCACATCGAACGACTCCTGGCCTGCGATTTGCACGATCTCGCAATGCAGGCGGAAACGCAGCTCGCGCTGCGCCTCCTCGCTCAGCCGTCACGGCCCGACAGCGACGAACCCGGCGAAGTGACGCTGGACGCGCTCCTCGGCACTCCTGCGGTGTTCCACTGGGCGGAGTCGTATCTCACGCCGCTTCACCAGGGCGACCCGCGTCTTCTCGAGACCTTACAGACCTGGCTCAAGAGCAATGCCCGGCTGGACACGACCGCGTCGATGCTGGGACTGACCGTGCCGGCCGTGCGCAAGCGCCTGGTCCGCGTTGAAGGCATTCTTTCCCGGTCTTTGCTGAATGCGCCTTCCGCGCGGCACGACATTGTGCTCGCCTTCCGCATATTGGATGCGCCCCGGCGACCGCAGCAGGACACCGCCCCAGCCGCGGCCTCTCCCCTGACAGAAGCCTCCACAAGCTGA
- a CDS encoding fibronectin type III domain-containing protein: MRKTAAIALVLGLLALTPTQAQAGEADRAFDFGTSDSALQEGYTRVTEATGYSSAQGYGFADTSGLTSADRATADALRSDFVATGGATFSVDLPNGDYTVSLIAGDATEATDLAITVESMAKVQQTAKAAGQYLEMSFGIALVDGKMDFVFSGTAPKINSLVITRQADRTPGTIPTAYIAGDSTVQTYDPYWAPEAGWGQMIEQFFTTGVAFDNHAIGGRSSKNFISQGRLDTVLRAIRPGDYFFVQFGHNDATVGIPDRYASPADYKEYLKVYVNGARQRGATPVLVTPVSRLDYNATTGKFNVSFPDYVAKMKELAQEENVALIDLSTLSREYLDGIGPEAAKSVFLHVPAGVYGAWPNGATDNTHFQEYGAIQMARLVAGGVKALGLPLSGLVREIEPPAAVPAKPTGLVAGGISNAGAVLKWDAAESADVYKVLRDGALATTSAIPQASVSGLAEGKTYEFRVVAVNGRGDSEPSDPVTITTKRALYKYDFGPATGPVAAGYTQVTRATIYTSEKGFGLTSSANMIDRDRGSALDDLGRDFVAYFGGSYEFKVDVPNGLYGLKAYVGDLLGTARTNISAEGGTAVAVSSSRSVATTAISGIKVTDGQLNVVVSGTTAHLNGLEITPILTAPEGLRAGSVSFDGISASVPLSWTATDGAAGYRIFRAEEGDAKPTLLGKVADTSYTDKTAQIGSRYDYTVTALDPAGDESVPSVAVKVATVDDSVTPPAVPQAPRLGQVEKDSVELRWSGVDGALLYRVQRAEKAEGPYKLIGSTQNPSFTDDKVLTTVPFHYRIVAVNRGGASEPSPSTASRAAAKLKRQMERLNRAPVAVATGSGVYLGWRLLGLDDSGQAFEIWRDGKKIKEITGATNHLDPDGTAQSVYRVAPVGGDPTAEFGVWSQPYTEIALDKPADDYTKDGQPYTYSAGDASVGDLDGDGELDLVLVWNPSNAKDNSQAGYTGLVYVDAYTMAGKRKWRISLGKNIRAGAHYTQLMVYDLDGDGRSEVVMKTADGTVDGAGTVLGNPSRDYRNSSGYVLSGPEYLTVFEGTTGKAIDTVDYTPPRGDVAAWGDAYGNRVDRFLAAVSYLDGEHPSVVFSRGYYTRTVLAAYDFDGKDLKQRWVFDSSTPGNGAFAGQGNHNLSVADLDGDQKDEIVFGSMAIDDDGEGLYNTRLGHGDALHVTDLDPSRPGYEVFAAHEDMGSSGNRGATFRDADTGEVLWSMPATKDTGRAAAADIDPKHPGAEAWAVTATGEWNSTQGELRSASGELLGQSIPAANFLAWWDGDPLREIVDHAHDQAKGVGVGTISKWDGTASKEILRAEGTYSNNSTKGTPTLQADLVGDWREEIIWRSQDSTKLRLYTTVDVTDLRIPTLMHDPVYRLSVAWQNVGYNQPPQAGFFIGNGMTAPEAPRIVYTRAR; the protein is encoded by the coding sequence ATGCGCAAGACCGCGGCCATTGCCCTCGTTCTGGGCTTGTTAGCGCTAACGCCGACTCAGGCCCAGGCCGGGGAGGCTGACCGTGCCTTCGACTTCGGCACCTCCGACAGCGCCCTCCAGGAGGGCTACACCCGCGTCACCGAGGCCACCGGCTACAGCTCCGCCCAGGGATACGGCTTCGCCGACACCTCCGGCCTGACCTCGGCCGACAGAGCCACGGCTGACGCGCTCCGATCCGACTTCGTCGCCACCGGCGGCGCCACCTTCAGCGTCGACCTGCCCAACGGCGACTACACCGTCTCACTCATCGCCGGTGACGCCACCGAGGCGACCGACCTCGCCATCACGGTCGAGTCGATGGCCAAGGTGCAGCAGACCGCCAAGGCAGCAGGCCAGTACCTGGAGATGTCCTTCGGCATCGCCCTGGTGGACGGGAAGATGGATTTCGTCTTCTCCGGCACCGCACCCAAGATCAACTCTTTGGTGATCACACGGCAGGCCGACCGCACCCCCGGCACGATCCCGACCGCGTACATCGCGGGCGACTCGACCGTCCAGACCTATGACCCGTACTGGGCGCCCGAGGCCGGGTGGGGTCAGATGATCGAGCAGTTCTTCACCACGGGCGTCGCCTTCGACAACCACGCCATCGGCGGCCGCAGCTCCAAGAACTTCATCTCTCAGGGCCGCCTCGACACGGTCCTGCGCGCCATCAGGCCCGGCGACTACTTCTTCGTCCAGTTCGGGCACAACGACGCGACCGTCGGCATCCCCGACCGGTACGCCTCCCCCGCGGACTACAAGGAGTACCTGAAGGTCTACGTCAACGGCGCCAGGCAGCGGGGCGCGACCCCGGTCCTGGTCACGCCCGTCTCCCGGCTCGACTACAACGCCACGACCGGCAAGTTCAACGTCTCCTTCCCGGACTACGTGGCGAAGATGAAGGAGCTGGCCCAGGAGGAGAACGTCGCCCTGATCGACCTCTCCACCCTGAGCAGGGAATACCTGGACGGCATCGGGCCGGAGGCGGCCAAGTCGGTGTTCCTGCACGTCCCCGCGGGCGTCTACGGCGCCTGGCCGAACGGCGCCACGGACAACACCCACTTCCAGGAGTACGGCGCCATCCAGATGGCCCGCCTGGTCGCGGGCGGCGTGAAGGCGCTGGGACTGCCGCTGTCGGGACTGGTGCGGGAGATCGAGCCGCCCGCCGCCGTCCCCGCCAAGCCCACCGGACTGGTGGCGGGCGGCATCTCGAACGCGGGCGCCGTGCTGAAGTGGGACGCCGCGGAGTCCGCCGACGTCTACAAGGTGCTCCGCGACGGCGCACTGGCCACCACCTCGGCAATCCCGCAGGCTTCGGTCTCGGGCCTGGCGGAGGGCAAGACGTACGAGTTCCGCGTGGTGGCGGTGAACGGTCGCGGCGACTCCGAGCCGTCCGACCCCGTGACGATCACCACCAAGCGGGCCCTGTACAAGTACGACTTCGGTCCCGCCACCGGGCCGGTCGCCGCCGGGTACACCCAGGTCACGCGGGCGACGATCTACACGTCTGAGAAGGGCTTCGGCCTCACGAGCTCCGCGAACATGATCGACCGGGACCGCGGCAGCGCGCTGGACGACCTCGGCCGGGACTTCGTGGCCTACTTCGGCGGCTCCTACGAGTTCAAGGTGGACGTGCCGAACGGCCTGTACGGCCTGAAGGCGTACGTGGGCGACCTGCTGGGCACCGCGCGGACGAACATCTCCGCGGAGGGCGGCACCGCCGTCGCCGTCTCCAGCAGCAGAAGCGTCGCCACGACCGCCATCTCCGGGATCAAGGTCACCGACGGGCAGCTGAACGTCGTGGTGTCCGGCACCACCGCCCACCTCAACGGCCTGGAGATCACCCCGATCCTGACGGCTCCCGAGGGACTGCGCGCCGGATCCGTCTCCTTCGACGGGATCTCCGCCAGTGTCCCGCTGAGCTGGACCGCGACGGACGGGGCGGCCGGCTACCGGATCTTCCGGGCCGAGGAGGGCGACGCCAAGCCCACCCTGCTCGGCAAGGTGGCGGACACGTCCTACACCGACAAGACCGCCCAGATCGGCTCCCGCTACGACTACACGGTGACCGCTCTCGACCCCGCCGGAGACGAGTCGGTGCCCTCGGTCGCGGTCAAGGTCGCCACCGTGGACGACTCGGTGACGCCGCCGGCCGTGCCGCAGGCGCCGCGCCTCGGGCAGGTGGAGAAGGACAGCGTGGAACTGCGCTGGAGCGGAGTCGACGGCGCGCTGCTGTACCGGGTCCAGCGAGCCGAGAAGGCTGAGGGGCCGTACAAGCTGATCGGGAGCACGCAGAACCCGTCGTTCACCGACGACAAGGTCCTCACGACGGTGCCCTTCCACTACCGGATCGTGGCCGTCAACAGGGGCGGCGCCTCCGAGCCCTCGCCGTCGACCGCCTCGCGGGCGGCCGCCAAGCTGAAGCGGCAGATGGAGCGCCTCAACCGGGCGCCGGTCGCCGTCGCCACCGGCTCGGGCGTCTACCTCGGCTGGCGGCTGCTCGGGCTGGACGACTCCGGCCAGGCGTTCGAGATCTGGCGCGACGGCAAGAAGATCAAGGAGATCACGGGCGCCACGAACCACCTCGACCCTGACGGAACCGCACAATCGGTCTATCGAGTGGCCCCCGTGGGCGGTGACCCGACAGCCGAGTTCGGCGTGTGGAGTCAGCCGTACACGGAGATCGCGCTGGACAAGCCGGCTGACGACTACACCAAGGACGGCCAGCCGTACACCTACAGCGCGGGCGACGCCTCGGTCGGGGACCTGGACGGCGACGGCGAGCTCGACCTGGTCCTCGTCTGGAACCCGAGCAACGCCAAGGACAACTCCCAGGCCGGCTACACCGGGCTCGTCTACGTGGACGCGTACACGATGGCGGGCAAGCGGAAGTGGCGCATCTCGCTCGGCAAGAACATCCGCGCGGGAGCCCACTACACCCAGCTGATGGTCTACGACCTCGACGGCGACGGCAGGTCGGAGGTGGTCATGAAGACCGCCGACGGCACCGTCGACGGCGCGGGCACCGTCCTGGGCAACCCCAGCAGGGACTACCGCAACTCCAGCGGGTACGTGCTGTCGGGTCCCGAGTACCTGACGGTGTTCGAAGGGACCACGGGCAAGGCGATCGACACCGTCGACTACACCCCGCCGCGCGGCGACGTGGCGGCGTGGGGCGACGCGTACGGCAACCGCGTGGACCGGTTCCTCGCGGCCGTCTCCTACCTCGACGGCGAGCACCCGTCGGTCGTCTTCAGCCGCGGTTACTACACGCGTACGGTCCTGGCCGCCTACGACTTCGACGGCAAGGACCTGAAGCAGCGGTGGGTCTTCGACTCCAGCACCCCCGGCAACGGCGCCTTCGCGGGACAGGGCAACCACAACCTGTCCGTCGCGGATCTCGACGGTGACCAGAAGGATGAGATCGTGTTCGGCTCGATGGCCATCGACGACGACGGCGAGGGCCTGTACAACACCCGGCTGGGTCACGGTGACGCGTTGCACGTCACCGACCTGGACCCGAGCCGGCCCGGCTACGAGGTGTTCGCGGCCCACGAGGACATGGGCTCGAGCGGCAACCGCGGCGCCACCTTCAGGGACGCCGACACGGGCGAGGTGCTCTGGTCGATGCCCGCCACGAAGGACACCGGCCGCGCCGCCGCCGCCGACATCGACCCCAAGCACCCGGGCGCCGAGGCGTGGGCGGTCACGGCGACGGGCGAGTGGAACTCCACGCAGGGTGAGCTGCGCTCCGCCTCCGGCGAGCTGCTCGGGCAGTCGATCCCGGCGGCGAACTTCCTCGCCTGGTGGGACGGCGACCCGCTGCGCGAGATCGTCGACCACGCCCACGACCAGGCCAAGGGCGTCGGCGTCGGCACGATCTCCAAGTGGGACGGCACCGCGAGCAAGGAGATCCTCCGCGCGGAGGGCACCTACTCCAACAACTCCACCAAGGGGACGCCGACGCTCCAGGCCGACCTGGTCGGAGACTGGCGGGAGGAGATCATCTGGCGGTCCCAGGACAGCACCAAGCTGCGTCTCTACACGACCGTTGACGTGACCGACCTCAGGATCCCCACGCTGATGCACGACCCCGTGTACCGGCTCTCGGTGGCCTGGCAGAACGTCGGTTACAACCAGCCGCCGCAGGCGGGCTTCTTCATCGGGAACGGCATGACCGCCCCTGAGGCTCCGCGCATCGTCTACACGCGGGCGCGCTAG
- a CDS encoding MarR family winged helix-turn-helix transcriptional regulator has translation MNDTPQWLSPAEQDAWRSYIRLHLRLTARLGRDLQAHSKLSGADYEILVALTDTPDGRQRFQDLAKTVEWEQSRLSHQIARMIKRGLVAREECAEDGRAAFVVLTPTGRKVIEAAAPQHVAMVRRLVIDALTPDELATLARISNRILEQLDNVKS, from the coding sequence ATGAACGACACGCCCCAGTGGCTGAGCCCGGCCGAGCAGGACGCCTGGCGCAGCTACATCCGCCTGCACCTGAGGCTCACTGCCCGGCTGGGCCGTGACCTGCAGGCGCACTCCAAGCTGTCCGGTGCGGACTATGAGATCCTCGTCGCGCTCACCGACACCCCCGACGGCCGCCAGCGATTCCAGGACCTGGCCAAGACGGTGGAGTGGGAGCAGAGCCGCCTGTCCCACCAGATCGCGAGAATGATCAAACGCGGTCTGGTGGCCCGGGAGGAATGTGCCGAGGACGGGCGTGCGGCCTTTGTCGTCCTGACACCCACCGGCCGGAAAGTCATCGAAGCCGCCGCCCCTCAGCATGTGGCCATGGTCCGCCGCCTGGTCATCGACGCCCTGACTCCGGACGAACTCGCCACGCTGGCGCGGATCTCCAATCGCATCCTCGAACAACTGGACAACGTGAAATCATGA
- a CDS encoding pirin family protein, with the protein MSNVEAQPVEMRCGEPADDRRPTAAPEVDVLSARNVPLGGPRAMSVRRTLPQRARTLIGAWCFADHYGPDDVARTGGMEVAPHPHTGLQTVSWLFSGEVEHRDSLGSHAFIRPGEMNLMTGGYGIAHSEVSTPRTTILHGVQLWVALPEEHRNAERDFQHHVPEPMRIDGAEIRVFLGSLAGDVSPVRTFTPLLGTEITLEPRAAITLTVDTAFEHGVLVDSGDVRVAGTVLRPAELGYVRPGVDALVLENVSDGPARTILLGGTPFEEEIVMWWNFIGRTHEDIVRAREDWEASSDRFGVVAGYPGDRLPAPALPNATIKPRGNPPRH; encoded by the coding sequence GTGAGCAATGTGGAAGCCCAGCCTGTCGAGATGAGGTGTGGAGAGCCGGCGGACGACAGGCGGCCGACTGCGGCGCCCGAGGTCGACGTGCTCTCTGCGCGGAACGTACCTCTCGGCGGGCCGCGGGCGATGTCCGTGCGGCGCACCCTGCCACAGCGGGCCCGGACGTTGATCGGGGCCTGGTGCTTCGCCGATCACTACGGCCCCGATGACGTGGCCCGGACGGGTGGCATGGAGGTGGCGCCGCATCCGCACACCGGCCTGCAGACGGTGAGCTGGCTGTTCAGCGGGGAGGTCGAACACCGCGACAGTCTCGGCAGTCACGCCTTCATCCGGCCCGGTGAGATGAACCTCATGACCGGCGGGTACGGCATCGCCCACTCGGAGGTCTCCACTCCGCGCACCACCATCCTCCACGGCGTCCAGTTGTGGGTGGCGCTGCCCGAAGAGCACCGCAACGCCGAACGGGATTTTCAGCACCACGTACCCGAACCCATGCGCATCGACGGGGCCGAGATCAGGGTGTTCCTGGGCTCGCTCGCCGGAGACGTCTCCCCGGTGCGGACTTTCACACCCCTGCTCGGCACCGAGATCACCCTTGAACCGCGCGCGGCGATCACACTCACCGTGGACACCGCTTTCGAGCACGGCGTTCTGGTGGACAGCGGGGACGTCCGCGTGGCCGGCACCGTGCTGCGCCCGGCGGAGCTCGGTTATGTCCGCCCCGGCGTCGACGCCCTTGTGCTGGAGAACGTGTCGGACGGCCCGGCGCGGACGATCCTGCTCGGCGGCACTCCGTTCGAGGAGGAGATCGTCATGTGGTGGAACTTCATCGGCCGCACGCATGAGGACATCGTGCGGGCCCGAGAAGACTGGGAGGCTTCCTCCGACCGCTTCGGCGTCGTCGCGGGATATCCGGGGGACCGCCTTCCGGCGCCTGCTCTGCCCAACGCCACCATCAAGCCGCGGGGGAACCCCCCACGTCACTAG
- a CDS encoding ribonuclease domain-containing protein: protein MHTSQRSGPSWTVRLTVILAAITSLIALVHITPANAAVYGSCTISRCADARTAKSIWASKGYPTTRGWYSWPDGKYNFAGGRFYNREGQLPSGATYYEYDVYSRPYGAARDAYRIVVNRSTGVAWFSPNHYTDFYRL, encoded by the coding sequence GTGCACACTTCGCAACGGTCTGGCCCTTCCTGGACGGTAAGGCTCACCGTCATCCTCGCCGCCATCACCTCCCTGATCGCCCTGGTCCACATCACCCCCGCCAACGCCGCCGTCTACGGCTCCTGCACGATCTCGCGCTGCGCCGACGCGCGCACGGCCAAATCGATCTGGGCTTCCAAGGGCTACCCCACCACCAGAGGCTGGTACTCCTGGCCGGACGGCAAGTACAACTTCGCCGGCGGACGCTTCTACAACCGCGAGGGCCAGCTGCCCAGCGGCGCCACCTACTATGAGTACGACGTGTACTCCCGGCCGTACGGTGCCGCGCGTGACGCCTACCGGATCGTGGTCAACCGCAGCACCGGCGTGGCGTGGTTCTCGCCCAACCACTACACCGACTTCTACCGACTCTAG
- a CDS encoding barstar family protein encodes MTSAARPLPYWLTVSTGPAPAVIDGRACRTRAAFFEEVARVLHFPDYFGRNWDALTDCLRDTGAIALIVEHAEELLGAEPPEQFATLLAVLADAAEAGLTVTLCTDPGHEALLRQRTTAALT; translated from the coding sequence ATGACCTCCGCCGCACGTCCGCTGCCGTACTGGCTGACGGTGTCCACCGGCCCGGCGCCGGCGGTGATCGATGGGCGGGCTTGCCGGACCCGCGCCGCCTTCTTCGAGGAGGTGGCGCGGGTTCTGCACTTCCCCGACTACTTCGGCCGCAATTGGGACGCCCTCACCGATTGCCTGCGCGACACGGGCGCCATCGCCCTGATCGTGGAGCACGCCGAGGAACTGCTCGGCGCCGAACCTCCCGAGCAGTTCGCTACCTTGCTGGCCGTCCTCGCCGACGCTGCAGAGGCCGGGCTGACCGTGACTCTGTGCACCGACCCAGGCCATGAGGCCCTGCTCCGGCAACGGACCACCGCCGCCCTGACCTGA